One window of Strigops habroptila isolate Jane chromosome Z, bStrHab1.2.pri, whole genome shotgun sequence genomic DNA carries:
- the CALB2 gene encoding calretinin, whose translation MAGPQQAPHLHLAELTASQFLDVWRHFDADGNGYIEGKELENFFQELESARKGAGVDSKNDNLGDKMKEFMHKYDRNADGKIEMAELAQILPTEENFLLCFRQHVGSSSEFMEAWRRYDTDRSGYIEANELKGFLSDLLKKANRPYDEPKLQEYTQTILRMFDMNGDGKLGLSEMSRLLPVQENFLLKFQGVKLSSEEFNAIFAFYDKDGSGFIDENELDALLKDLYEKNKKEMSIQQLTNYRKSIMNLSDGGKLYRKELEIVLCSEPPV comes from the exons ATGGCTGGCCCGCAGCAGGCCCCGCACCTCCACCTGGCTGAGCTCACCGCGTCCCAGTTCCTCGATGTCTGGCGACACTTCGACGCGGACG gaaATGGTTACATTGAAGgcaaagagctggaaaactTCTTCCAGGAGCTGGAAAGCGCAAGGAAGGGGGCGGGTGTG GACTCAAAGAATGACAACTTGGGTGACAAGATGAAGGAGTTCATGCACAAGTACGACAGAAACGCCGACGGCAAAATTGAGATGGCAGAG CTGGCCCAGATCCTGCCCACGGAGGAgaattttctgctgtgtttccgCCAGCATGTGGGCTCCAGCTCGGAGTTCATGGAG GCTTGGCGCAGGTACGACACGGACCGCAGCGGCTACATCGAAGCCAACGAGCTCAAG GGCTTCCTGTCAGACCTGCTGAAGAAGGCGAACCGGCCCTACGATGAGCCCAAGCTGCAGGAGTACACGCAGACCATT CTGCGGATGTTCGACATGAATGGCGACGGGAAGCTAGGCCTCTCGGAGATGTCCCG ACTTCTGCCTGTGCAAGAAAACTTCCTTCTGAAGTttcag GGGGTGAAGCTGTCCTCGGAGGAGTTCAATGCCATCTTTGCTTTCTATGACAAG GATGGAAGCGGCTTCATTGATGAGAATGAGCTGGACGCACTTTTGAAAGACCTGTACGAGAAGAATAAGAAA GAGATGAGCATCCAGCAGCTCACCAACTACAGGAAGAGCATTATGAACCTGTCCGACGGGGGAAAGCTCTATCGCAAGGAACTGGAGATCGTGCTCTGCAGCGAGCCCCCTGTGTAG
- the PNP gene encoding purine nucleoside phosphorylase, which translates to MAYAEEDRNSYEVCKETADWLHAHTAQCPKTAIICGSGLGGLADVLNNKTVFLYEDIPHFPRSTVAGHLGRLVFGELNGQTCVCMQGRFHYYEGYSVSMVTFPIRVLFLLGVEILIVTNAAGGLNPSFQVGDIMFIRDHISMFGLGGQNPLRGPNDERFGVRFPCMSDAYEQDLLGLAMESAQELGFVSFTREGVYCQLAGPSYETIAECRVLQALGADAVGMSTIPEVIVARHCGLRVLGISLITNKVVMSYNSQEKANHEEVLHISVVRAEALQKLVTRLLGKLGESTNPL; encoded by the exons aaatagcTATGAGGTGTGTAAGGAAACAGCAGATTGGTTGCATGCCCACACTGCCCAGTGCCCAAAGACTGCCATCATCTGTGGATCTGGACTAGGAGGTCTGGCGGATGTGTTGAATAACAAGACAGTCTTTCTGTATGAGGACATCCCTCACTTCCCACGAAGCACTG TTGCAGGGCATCTTGGCAGGTTGGTGTTTGGGGAGCTGAATGGACAGACCTGTGTGTGTATGCAGGGACGTTTCCACTATTATGAAGGGTACTCTGTCAGCATG GTTACTTTTCCCATCAGGGTCTTGTTTCTCCTGGGGGTGGAAATCTTGATTGTCACGAATGCTGCTGGGGGACTGAATCCCAGTTTCCAAGTGGGGGACATCATGTTCATTAGGGATCACATCAGCATGTTTGGCTTAGGAGGACAGAATCCACTGCGTGGGCCAAATGATGAGAG GTTTGGAGTGAGGTTTCCCTGCATGTCAGACGCTTACGAACAAGACCTGCTTGGCCTGGCAATGGAAAGTGCTCAGGAGCTGGGCTTTGTGAGCTTCACCCGAGAAGGAGTGTACTGCCAGTTGGCTGGTCCCTCCTATGAAACCATTGCGGAGTGCCGtgtgctgcaggcactgggagcagaTGCTGTAG GCATGAGCACCATCCCAGAAGTAATTGTAGCCAGGCACTGTGGCCTCCGAGTCCTTGGGATCTCCCTCATCACCAATAAAGTGGTGATGAGCTACAACAGCCAAGAGAAAGCCAACCATGAGGAAGTGCTGCACATCTCGGTGGTCCGGGCTGAAGCCTTGCAGAAACTGGTCACACGCCTCCTTGGCAAACTGGGGGAAAGCACAAACCCTCTGTGA